The segment GCCAAGCGCTCGCCCAGGGTGCGCTCGTGGTAGTCCTGCGGATAGACCAGCGGATAGGGGTACGGCGAGATGTCCTTGCCGGCGTCCGCGAAGATCAGCCGGGCGGCAGGCTTGCCCTTCGTCCACATGTTGATAGCCGCCATGTGGTGGCCTTGCTTGAGCAGGGTCTCGGCCAGGTCGAGCTGGCGGTAGAGCTCCAGGGTGCGGGCCTGGACGACCATGGCCCGGGAGGTGTCACCGGGGCCGTCCTTCTTGTCGATGATCCGGACCTTCACGCCCTGGGCCGTGAGCCACAAGGCCAGCACCAGCCCGGTGGGGCCTGCGCCTACGATGAGTACGTCGTCCATCGGACACCTCAGCTTGGCATGGCGGAGTGTCTTATCAAATGCACCGTCGATGGCGGGTGTGTCAAGCGCGCGAAGGGGAATCCGCCGCCTCGATATGGCCGATGCGATGCAGGGCCGCGGTGAGTGCCTCGCGATCGGACCAGGTGCCATCGCTCAACGCCAGGAACGCGTGCAGCCGCGCCTTGATCGTGGCGTGCGCCGCCGCGAAGGCGTGGCGCTTCGTGGCGTCGTCGCCTTCGACGGCGGCCGGATCGGGCAGACCCCAATGGGTGCGGATGAAATCACCGAAGAACACCGGACACGGCTCGGCGGCCGCGCTGTCGCAGACGGTGACGACGACATCCACGGGCATCCCGTTGTCGCCGGCGAACTCATCCCACG is part of the Luteibacter pinisoli genome and harbors:
- a CDS encoding arsenate reductase ArsC, with amino-acid sequence MTTSRRILFVCTGNSARSVLAEATLRAWGAGRYEAYSAGSQPAGRINPYAIATLDAEGIASDGLRSKSWDEFAGDNGMPVDVVVTVCDSAAAEPCPVFFGDFIRTHWGLPDPAAVEGDDATKRHAFAAAHATIKARLHAFLALSDGTWSDREALTAALHRIGHIEAADSPSRA